A genomic stretch from Anaerococcus mediterraneensis includes:
- a CDS encoding V-type ATP synthase subunit F produces MKAKILTDSNSLLTMFRLGAIEGELISDNNFENTFDKSVNDESMAILIITKSVYMRNNIKIDDFRKENSEPLIVIIDG; encoded by the coding sequence ATGAAAGCTAAGATTTTAACAGATTCAAACAGCTTGTTAACGATGTTTAGACTTGGTGCAATTGAAGGTGAATTAATATCTGATAATAATTTTGAAAATACTTTTGATAAATCGGTCAATGACGAAAGTATGGCCATTTTGATAATAACTAAGTCTGTTTACATGAGAAATAATATCAAAATTGATGATTTTAGAAAAGAAAATTCTGAACCTTTGATTGTAATCATTGATGGTTGA
- a CDS encoding ATPase, protein MLDIEAKLSSFRKMIWDEEKEKTDEELFSSTERNSSFLDEKKTKREEEFQAKIKERENFLELRKNEEISRIKEEEKNNYYAYKEALLNDFYNKLVLKLKDYKKSSAYKEKLSSEIKKIVNELNLDEDKIIFCLVEDDINIVNYKNKEVIDNSYIGGVILKDINNEFRYNFTYREKIRESKYEFGKKIYQIFERESFNESNN, encoded by the coding sequence ATGCTAGATATAGAAGCTAAATTATCGAGCTTTAGAAAAATGATCTGGGATGAAGAGAAAGAGAAAACCGATGAGGAATTATTTTCATCAACAGAGAGAAATTCATCTTTTCTAGATGAGAAAAAAACTAAAAGAGAAGAAGAATTTCAAGCAAAGATTAAGGAAAGAGAAAACTTTCTAGAGCTTAGAAAAAATGAAGAAATTTCACGAATAAAAGAAGAAGAAAAAAATAATTATTATGCCTATAAAGAGGCATTACTAAATGACTTTTATAATAAACTTGTATTAAAACTCAAAGATTATAAAAAAAGTTCAGCCTATAAGGAAAAGTTGTCATCAGAAATAAAAAAAATAGTTAATGAACTGAATTTAGATGAGGATAAGATAATTTTTTGTCTAGTAGAAGATGACATTAATATAGTTAATTATAAAAATAAAGAAGTAATAGATAATTCTTATATAGGTGGGGTTATACTTAAAGATATAAATAATGAATTTAGATATAACTTCACTTATAGGGAGAAAATCAGAGAAAGCAAATATGAATTTGGTAAAAAAATCTACCAAATTTTTGAAAGAGAGAGTTTTAATGAATCCAATAATTAA
- a CDS encoding V-type ATP synthase subunit A, which translates to MNPIIKTINGPVVHAKNARNLKIREMVSVGKKKLIGEVISVDGDIATIQVYEDTSGLKASEEIIPTGMPLSVRLGPGLLGNMFDGIERPLKSIMDKYGAFIPSGIGFDNLDLEKQWDVRIKFKTGDHIEKSDIYACIKETEVIEHRLMSSFSGEIIEAKEDGKYRLEDTILKVKNDEGVFDLKLYQYWPVRNPRPVKKTLGLKNLLVTGQRVLDVFFPIAKGGTVAIPGGFGTGKTMLQHQLAQYSDVDIIVYIGCGERGNEMTQVLEEFPELIDPNTGKDLMQRTILIANTSNMPVAAREASIYTGITIAEYYKDMGYDVALMADSSSRWAEALREISARLEEIPAEEGYPAYLASRLSKFYERAGYFENLNGTKGSVTLIGAVSPSGGDFSEPVTEATRRSVNVFLGLDRKLAYSRHYPAINWLTSYTNYLDKIQNFYKESYNSDIISIRNDLMNVLIEEDEVKSIMMLVGSDALSDEQKNILDVASLIRNGFLQQNAYNDIDKYVPIEKQIMMLEVINKYYNLSKDAIDKEISYKDIYDPDLLNDISQMKYNIENDKLEKLNKLSSKVENYFANLRR; encoded by the coding sequence ATGAATCCAATAATTAAAACAATTAATGGACCTGTAGTTCATGCTAAGAATGCAAGAAATCTTAAAATTAGAGAGATGGTATCAGTTGGAAAGAAAAAACTTATTGGCGAAGTTATATCAGTCGATGGAGATATAGCTACAATCCAAGTTTATGAAGATACCTCTGGTCTTAAAGCAAGTGAAGAGATTATACCTACAGGCATGCCACTATCAGTAAGACTGGGACCTGGTTTATTGGGTAATATGTTTGATGGTATTGAAAGGCCTTTAAAATCTATAATGGACAAATACGGGGCATTTATTCCATCAGGTATTGGTTTTGATAACCTTGATCTAGAAAAACAATGGGATGTTAGAATAAAATTTAAAACTGGTGATCATATAGAGAAATCTGATATATATGCGTGTATAAAAGAGACTGAAGTTATAGAGCACAGGCTTATGAGTAGTTTTTCTGGTGAGATAATAGAAGCAAAAGAAGATGGAAAATACAGGTTAGAGGATACGATTTTGAAGGTCAAAAATGATGAGGGTGTTTTTGACTTAAAATTATATCAATATTGGCCAGTTAGAAATCCAAGACCAGTTAAAAAGACTTTGGGTCTAAAAAATCTTTTGGTAACTGGCCAAAGGGTATTGGATGTATTTTTTCCAATAGCTAAGGGTGGTACAGTTGCTATACCAGGTGGATTTGGTACGGGAAAAACCATGCTTCAACACCAATTAGCTCAGTATTCTGATGTAGATATAATTGTTTATATAGGATGCGGTGAAAGAGGTAACGAAATGACTCAAGTTCTTGAGGAATTTCCAGAGCTAATAGACCCAAATACTGGCAAGGATTTGATGCAAAGAACTATACTTATAGCTAACACATCGAATATGCCAGTAGCAGCTAGGGAAGCTAGTATCTATACGGGTATAACTATAGCTGAATACTATAAGGATATGGGATATGATGTAGCCCTCATGGCCGACTCCAGCTCTAGATGGGCAGAAGCCCTTAGGGAAATATCTGCTAGGCTAGAAGAAATCCCAGCAGAGGAAGGATATCCAGCATACCTAGCTAGTAGACTATCAAAGTTTTATGAGAGGGCTGGATATTTTGAAAATCTAAATGGAACTAAGGGATCAGTCACCCTTATAGGAGCAGTATCTCCTTCCGGTGGAGATTTTTCTGAGCCTGTGACAGAAGCCACAAGGAGAAGTGTAAATGTATTTCTAGGATTGGATAGGAAATTAGCTTATTCTAGACATTATCCTGCTATAAACTGGTTGACATCATATACAAATTATCTAGACAAGATACAAAATTTTTATAAAGAGTCTTATAATTCGGATATTATTTCAATCAGAAATGACCTTATGAATGTTTTGATAGAAGAAGATGAAGTTAAATCAATAATGATGCTTGTAGGAAGCGATGCCTTATCTGATGAACAAAAAAATATTCTTGATGTAGCTAGTCTAATCAGAAATGGATTTTTACAACAAAATGCCTACAATGATATTGATAAGTATGTACCAATAGAAAAACAAATTATGATGTTAGAAGTCATAAATAAATACTACAATCTCAGCAAGGATGCTATAGATAAGGAAATATCTTATAAAGATATTTATGATCCAGACTTATTAAATGATATAAGCCAGATGAAATATAATATCGAAAATGACAAATTAGAAAAGCTTAACAAGCTAAGCTCTAAAGTTGAAAATTATTTTGCTAATTTAAGGAGGTAA
- a CDS encoding V-type ATP synthase subunit B, producing MRKEYTKIKKIESSIIEIEKVEDVAYNALVSVHASGMDFVGSVVMIDEDTITIEVYANTDTFSLDDIVVSFYEKPLELALNEKILGRTFNGIGQPIDRGGEIYSDETYPVEGLALNPVAREYPRDFIQTGISAIDTLTTLIRGQKLPIFSGSGMPHNEIAAQIIRQAKLKSDENFAFVFAAMGIKKDEAMFFEDAFSKAGVKDKLVMYQNLADSPIMERLLAPKCALTAAEYLSYKKGYHVLVIMTDITSYCEALREVSSIRGEIPSRKGYPGYLYSNLASLYERAGMIEGVKGSVTLIPILTMPNDDITHPVADLTGYITEGQIVVDRSLSNRGIYPPINILPSLSRLMKDGIGEGFTRSDHEDLMNQLYESYAKVIDVRNIAQIVGEDDLSETDKKYLEFGIIFEEKFLSQKQNENRELEKSLDLGWDILNILPRNELHRVSKENLDKFIGKENE from the coding sequence TTGAGAAAAGAATATACAAAGATTAAAAAAATTGAATCTTCTATTATAGAAATTGAAAAGGTTGAAGATGTTGCATACAATGCTTTGGTATCTGTTCATGCTTCAGGTATGGATTTTGTTGGATCTGTTGTAATGATAGATGAAGACACAATAACAATAGAGGTATATGCTAATACAGATACTTTTTCACTTGATGATATAGTAGTTAGTTTTTATGAAAAGCCTCTAGAGCTTGCCTTAAATGAAAAAATCTTGGGCAGGACCTTTAACGGGATCGGCCAACCTATAGATAGGGGTGGAGAGATCTACTCAGATGAAACTTACCCAGTTGAAGGCTTAGCTCTTAATCCTGTTGCAAGAGAATATCCAAGAGATTTTATTCAAACAGGAATATCTGCTATAGATACTCTTACAACCCTGATCCGTGGTCAAAAATTGCCAATATTTTCAGGTTCTGGCATGCCACATAATGAAATTGCTGCACAAATTATAAGACAAGCTAAATTGAAGTCTGACGAAAACTTTGCCTTTGTCTTTGCGGCTATGGGTATTAAAAAAGATGAAGCTATGTTTTTTGAAGATGCTTTCTCTAAAGCAGGTGTCAAAGATAAGCTGGTCATGTACCAAAATTTAGCCGATTCACCAATTATGGAGCGACTTCTAGCTCCTAAATGTGCCCTTACAGCAGCAGAATATTTGTCATATAAAAAAGGCTATCATGTATTGGTAATAATGACAGATATAACCAGCTATTGTGAGGCCCTTAGAGAGGTTTCATCTATAAGAGGAGAAATACCATCTAGAAAGGGATATCCAGGATATCTTTATTCAAATCTTGCCAGCCTTTATGAGAGGGCAGGCATGATAGAAGGAGTTAAAGGATCTGTAACCTTGATCCCTATTTTAACAATGCCAAATGATGATATAACCCATCCAGTTGCTGACCTTACAGGTTATATAACTGAGGGACAAATTGTTGTTGATAGGTCTCTTTCAAACAGGGGGATATATCCGCCAATAAATATTTTGCCATCCTTATCCAGACTTATGAAGGATGGTATTGGTGAGGGATTTACAAGGTCAGACCATGAAGATTTAATGAATCAGCTTTATGAATCATATGCTAAGGTTATTGATGTTAGGAATATAGCTCAGATTGTCGGTGAGGATGATTTATCAGAAACAGATAAAAAGTATCTTGAATTTGGTATAATTTTTGAAGAAAAGTTTTTATCACAAAAACAAAATGAAAATAGAGAATTAGAAAAAAGTTTAGACTTAGGCTGGGATATACTAAATATATTGCCACGTAATGAACTTCACAGGGTTTCAAAAGAAAATCTTGATAAATTCATAGGAAAAGAAAATGAATAA
- a CDS encoding V-type ATP synthase subunit D — MNNDAIASKANLIKAKEELNLLKVGLDILDKKRKALINERDSRIGERDLLNKKVNKTMGEVSHSFNKAMASLGQAKLENLADLIPIDHSIEIETYRFMQTDMSKLSFKERKLSLSYSFYQTNSLFDEALLMFNKLRADIFKLAELDNIINNLEIQIRKSNKKVNSLEKIQIPQKSDLIKNISQSIEEKEREEFSKTKIVKKNKAKKSS; from the coding sequence ATGAATAATGATGCTATAGCAAGTAAGGCAAATCTAATTAAAGCTAAAGAAGAATTAAATCTTTTGAAAGTTGGTCTAGATATATTGGACAAAAAAAGAAAGGCTTTGATTAATGAGCGTGACAGCAGGATAGGCGAAAGAGATTTGCTAAACAAGAAAGTAAATAAAACTATGGGAGAAGTATCTCATAGCTTTAACAAGGCTATGGCAAGTCTAGGTCAAGCTAAGTTAGAAAATCTTGCAGATCTTATACCTATAGATCATTCTATAGAAATAGAAACATATAGGTTTATGCAAACAGATATGTCAAAACTTAGCTTTAAAGAAAGAAAGTTATCCCTTTCATATTCATTTTATCAAACAAATTCTTTGTTTGATGAAGCCTTGCTTATGTTTAATAAATTAAGAGCTGATATATTTAAGCTTGCTGAGCTTGATAATATCATAAATAATTTGGAAATTCAAATCAGGAAGTCCAATAAAAAAGTAAATTCTTTGGAGAAAATCCAAATTCCACAAAAATCAGATCTTATAAAAAATATTTCCCAAAGTATAGAGGAAAAAGAAAGAGAAGAATTTTCAAAGACAAAAATTGTAAAGAAAAATAAAGCAAAAAAATCATCGTGA
- the rodA gene encoding rod shape-determining protein RodA — protein sequence MFNLKKKNLKDFDFILLFTSIALSIYGLIVLYSAYGGNLSAIKTQIFATILGFILIGILCTIDLDVVKKAYWYIYGLMNILLIVTLFLGRGLDQWGAKSWLYIGSFSFQPAEIGKIILIFCLAAFLDKHKYTINSPLTLLATLIFVAIPIGLILLQPDFGTSMVYVFFIAAMIFIVGISWKWIGILAIIGIGIGVFLLTNLSGFRADRIENFLNPNRDTSGSNWQQQQGMIAIGSGMMNGRGYLKGSQSQYGYIPEKETDFIFSVLAEELGFIGSIIMIALFAILIYRLILIAKSSNNTFISLLLTGIAGLIFIHVFENISMTIGLMPVTGIPLPFFSNGGTFQLIILSSIGLALSASMQKNQYDDGIIDYDTVTPLRVSMVRSSKRK from the coding sequence ATGTTTAATTTAAAGAAAAAAAATTTGAAGGATTTTGATTTCATCTTACTTTTTACTAGCATAGCTTTATCTATATATGGTTTGATAGTTTTATATTCAGCCTATGGGGGAAACCTATCTGCCATAAAAACACAGATTTTTGCCACAATATTAGGTTTTATTCTAATAGGTATTTTATGTACAATCGATCTTGATGTTGTAAAAAAAGCCTACTGGTATATATATGGCCTTATGAATATACTTTTAATAGTAACCTTATTTTTGGGTAGAGGTCTTGACCAATGGGGTGCAAAGTCTTGGCTTTATATAGGATCATTTTCTTTCCAACCAGCCGAAATTGGCAAAATTATATTAATTTTTTGTTTAGCTGCTTTTTTGGATAAACATAAATATACAATTAATTCACCTCTGACCCTACTAGCTACCTTAATATTTGTTGCTATACCTATCGGATTAATCCTTTTGCAACCAGATTTCGGCACATCAATGGTCTATGTATTTTTTATAGCTGCTATGATTTTTATTGTGGGTATATCCTGGAAATGGATTGGTATCCTAGCTATAATAGGTATAGGGATTGGAGTTTTCCTACTAACAAACCTAAGTGGTTTTAGAGCTGATAGGATAGAAAACTTCCTGAATCCTAACAGAGATACTTCAGGATCAAACTGGCAACAACAACAAGGTATGATAGCCATAGGATCAGGTATGATGAATGGTAGAGGATATTTGAAGGGAAGTCAATCTCAATATGGTTATATACCGGAAAAAGAAACTGACTTTATTTTTTCTGTTCTTGCTGAAGAGCTTGGTTTTATTGGGTCAATAATAATGATTGCCTTGTTTGCTATTTTAATTTATAGGTTAATTCTTATAGCAAAATCTTCAAACAATACTTTTATAAGCTTACTTCTAACAGGTATTGCAGGACTTATATTCATCCACGTTTTTGAAAACATTAGTATGACAATAGGGCTTATGCCAGTAACTGGGATTCCCCTACCATTTTTCTCAAACGGAGGTACTTTTCAACTGATAATATTATCATCAATAGGTCTTGCCCTATCAGCATCAATGCAAAAAAATCAATATGATGATGGGATCATAGATTATGATACTGTTACCCCACTAAGGGTAAGCATGGTTAGGTCATCTAAAAGAAAATAA
- the nth gene encoding endonuclease III: MILEKNEIIKVLDILDETYPDVDYSMLEFSTPFELLVATILSAQATDVSVNKATEKMFKKANTPEDFARLDLKTIESYIRSIGLYKNKAKYILATSKILISDYNSEVPVDKKELMKLPGVGRKTANVVLSNAFDIPAIAVDTHVFRVSNRIGLAEAKSVDLTEKQLENNIDKSRWRKTHHQLITHGREICKARKPLCSQCPIKGVCLYFRRKHD, translated from the coding sequence ATTATTTTAGAGAAAAATGAGATTATAAAGGTACTGGATATATTAGATGAAACATATCCAGATGTTGATTATTCAATGTTAGAATTTAGCACTCCATTTGAGTTGCTTGTTGCTACAATTTTATCAGCACAGGCTACAGATGTTAGTGTAAATAAGGCTACAGAAAAAATGTTTAAAAAAGCCAATACACCTGAGGATTTTGCTAGATTAGATCTAAAAACAATAGAATCTTATATAAGATCTATAGGTTTATATAAAAATAAAGCTAAGTATATACTAGCCACGAGTAAAATATTGATAAGTGATTACAACTCAGAAGTCCCTGTTGACAAAAAAGAATTGATGAAATTGCCTGGTGTTGGCAGAAAAACAGCAAATGTTGTTTTATCAAATGCCTTTGATATACCAGCGATAGCCGTTGATACTCATGTATTTAGGGTATCTAATAGGATAGGACTCGCTGAGGCTAAGAGTGTAGACCTCACAGAAAAACAATTAGAAAACAATATAGACAAATCAAGATGGAGAAAAACCCACCATCAATTAATAACTCACGGTAGGGAAATTTGTAAGGCAAGAAAGCCCTTATGTTCACAATGTCCTATCAAAGGGGTTTGCCTGTATTTTAGGAGAAAACATGATTAA
- a CDS encoding Cof-type HAD-IIB family hydrolase: MIKLFAFDLDGTLLDKDSRLSGENIEAIKKLNDAGIKTVLTSGRVFASVAYFQSIIGVENPIISTNGSLIGLNSEEIFKSYTLDDDILLELYEFCNKHKLNFHFYDKDTYYSNRVILDRISHLKRDDDYGMNYQVGMVIKNNPVKYLLSAGNHANKFQISIDDCPDYSKEQAKKLIYDNFSKDLYITSSGERMLELMSKGVSKWQAICDVCDLLGINYDEIAAIGDSYNDMPMVSQAKLGFAMGNANKDLKENADLIVSDNNSTGIVEAVNYVLEANKNA; encoded by the coding sequence ATGATTAAATTATTCGCCTTTGACTTAGATGGTACTTTATTAGATAAAGATAGTAGACTATCAGGAGAAAATATAGAGGCCATTAAAAAATTAAATGATGCAGGTATAAAAACTGTTCTGACAAGTGGTAGAGTTTTTGCATCTGTAGCTTATTTTCAATCAATTATAGGAGTAGAAAATCCAATTATATCCACAAATGGATCTCTTATAGGTTTAAACTCAGAAGAGATATTTAAGTCATATACCTTAGATGATGATATATTATTAGAACTATACGAATTTTGCAATAAACATAAATTAAATTTTCACTTTTATGATAAGGATACCTACTATTCTAATAGGGTCATTCTTGATAGGATTTCACACTTAAAAAGAGATGATGACTATGGTATGAATTATCAAGTAGGTATGGTTATAAAAAATAACCCTGTTAAATACTTATTATCAGCAGGAAACCATGCAAATAAATTTCAAATATCAATAGACGATTGCCCTGATTATTCGAAAGAGCAAGCTAAAAAACTAATATATGATAATTTCTCAAAGGACCTGTACATAACAAGCTCTGGCGAGAGGATGTTAGAGCTTATGAGTAAAGGTGTATCAAAATGGCAGGCCATATGTGATGTTTGCGATCTTTTGGGTATAAACTATGATGAGATTGCTGCTATTGGTGATTCTTACAACGATATGCCTATGGTAAGTCAGGCTAAATTAGGATTTGCTATGGGAAATGCTAATAAAGATCTAAAGGAAAATGCAGATTTGATTGTATCTGATAATAATAGTACAGGTATAGTAGAGGCTGTTAATTATGTTTTAGAGGCTAATAAGAATGCTTAA
- a CDS encoding tRNA (cytidine(34)-2'-O)-methyltransferase, with the protein MLNIVLIMPEYPGNVGNISRTCVQTNSTLHLVRPFKFDFSDKALRKAGIDYWEDVKLVIHDSLEEFLDFIRDKNFYLAETGGSKNHTQATYQNGDYIIFGREKEGIDEQILNLYKDRIITIPMTNKIDRSLNLANSVSIILYEALRQLDFNFN; encoded by the coding sequence ATGCTTAATATAGTTTTGATCATGCCTGAGTATCCAGGAAATGTAGGCAATATTTCAAGAACATGTGTTCAGACCAATTCTACACTTCATTTAGTAAGACCTTTCAAATTTGATTTTTCTGATAAGGCCCTTAGAAAAGCGGGTATAGATTATTGGGAAGACGTAAAATTAGTCATACACGATAGCTTAGAAGAATTTTTAGATTTTATAAGAGATAAAAATTTTTATTTAGCAGAAACTGGCGGCAGCAAAAATCATACACAAGCAACCTATCAAAATGGAGACTATATTATATTTGGTAGGGAAAAAGAAGGTATAGATGAACAAATTCTTAATTTATACAAGGACAGGATCATAACTATACCTATGACAAACAAAATTGATCGATCTCTAAATCTGGCAAATTCTGTATCGATTATTTTGTATGAAGCTTTGAGACAGCTAGATTTTAATTTTAATTAA
- the trxB gene encoding thioredoxin-disulfide reductase: MYDIIIIGAGPAGLTAGLYAGRSKLNTLIIEKEISGGQISGTSYVENYPGSIEDPTGMALSERMEEQAKEYAKIVYEDVVEVDLEGEVKKVKTDSNEYEAKVIIISTGAKHRHLGVKGEEEFANRGVSYCATCDGPFYTGLDIYVIGGGDSALEEANYLTKFGKSVTIVHRRDEFRASGVVVENVKNNDKIKFELNSVLKEIKGNKEVEELVLENTQTGETKIVKSEDSSPLGVFIFVGNVAQTEIFEGKLDMDGGYILTDEDMKTNIEGVFAVGDTRKKSVRQAVTAAGDGCIAAVMANRYLESKTW; the protein is encoded by the coding sequence ATGTACGATATTATAATAATTGGAGCAGGTCCAGCTGGACTTACAGCAGGTCTTTACGCAGGTAGGAGCAAACTAAATACTCTTATCATAGAAAAAGAAATATCTGGTGGTCAGATATCTGGGACTTCCTATGTAGAAAATTATCCAGGTTCTATCGAAGACCCAACAGGTATGGCTCTTTCTGAAAGAATGGAAGAACAAGCTAAAGAATACGCAAAAATTGTATATGAAGATGTTGTAGAAGTAGATCTTGAGGGAGAAGTCAAGAAGGTAAAGACTGATTCAAATGAATATGAAGCAAAAGTAATTATTATTTCAACTGGTGCTAAGCATAGACATTTGGGTGTAAAAGGCGAAGAAGAGTTTGCAAATAGGGGAGTTTCTTATTGTGCAACTTGTGATGGACCATTTTATACTGGCTTAGATATTTATGTGATAGGTGGTGGTGATAGTGCACTAGAAGAGGCAAACTACTTAACCAAATTTGGTAAATCAGTTACAATAGTTCACAGGAGAGATGAATTTAGGGCGAGTGGTGTTGTTGTTGAAAATGTAAAAAACAATGACAAAATAAAATTTGAACTAAACTCTGTTCTCAAAGAAATCAAAGGAAATAAAGAAGTAGAGGAACTTGTATTAGAAAATACACAAACTGGCGAAACTAAGATAGTAAAATCAGAAGACAGTTCGCCATTAGGAGTGTTTATATTTGTTGGAAATGTGGCTCAGACTGAAATATTTGAAGGAAAATTAGATATGGATGGTGGGTATATACTAACAGATGAAGATATGAAAACAAATATAGAGGGTGTTTTTGCAGTTGGTGACACTAGAAAGAAAAGTGTAAGACAAGCGGTAACTGCAGCAGGTGATGGATGTATAGCGGCAGTCATGGCAAATAGGTATTTAGAGAGCAAAACCTGGTAA
- the gap gene encoding type I glyceraldehyde-3-phosphate dehydrogenase has product MTTRVAINGFGRIGRLTLRRIAEVEDNIEVVAINDLIDKEGLLYAFKYDTAQGRFNGDAELTEDGFRINGKEIKVFAERNPEDLPWKDLNVDIVLECTGFFTEKEKAEAHIKAGAKKVLISAPGKGDLKTIVFGVNHEILDGSETVVSGASCTTNCLAPMVNVLLKEFGFVSGQMSTIHAYTATQAIQDTPASKKDLRGGRAAAQNTIPASTGAAKAVGKVIPEVDGILDGSALRVPTITGSVTELYSILEKKVTVEEVNAAMKKYSNDAFAYETDDIVSSDIIGYPAGSVFDSKLTKIVEGANGTQVVKTVAWYDNEMGYVSNLVRTLDYLANL; this is encoded by the coding sequence ATGACAACAAGAGTAGCAATTAACGGATTCGGTAGAATAGGACGTTTGACCCTAAGAAGAATCGCAGAAGTAGAAGATAACATTGAGGTAGTAGCAATTAATGACCTTATTGACAAAGAGGGTCTATTATATGCTTTTAAATATGATACAGCCCAAGGTAGATTCAATGGAGATGCTGAATTAACAGAAGATGGATTTAGAATAAACGGCAAAGAAATCAAAGTTTTTGCTGAAAGAAACCCAGAAGATCTTCCATGGAAAGATTTAAACGTAGACATCGTTCTTGAATGTACAGGATTCTTTACTGAAAAAGAAAAAGCTGAAGCTCACATCAAAGCTGGAGCTAAGAAAGTTCTTATTTCAGCACCAGGTAAGGGTGATCTTAAAACAATCGTATTTGGTGTAAACCATGAAATCCTTGACGGATCAGAAACAGTTGTTTCAGGCGCAAGCTGTACAACGAACTGTCTAGCACCAATGGTAAACGTACTATTAAAAGAATTTGGCTTTGTATCAGGACAAATGTCAACAATTCACGCATATACAGCAACTCAAGCTATCCAAGATACACCAGCTAGTAAAAAAGACCTTAGAGGAGGAAGAGCAGCAGCTCAAAATACAATTCCAGCATCAACAGGTGCAGCTAAGGCTGTAGGAAAAGTAATACCTGAAGTTGATGGTATCCTTGACGGATCAGCTCTAAGAGTTCCAACAATCACAGGATCTGTTACTGAACTTTACTCAATCCTTGAAAAGAAAGTTACTGTTGAAGAAGTTAATGCAGCTATGAAAAAATATTCTAATGATGCATTTGCTTACGAAACAGATGATATAGTGTCAAGTGATATAATTGGTTATCCAGCTGGTTCTGTATTTGATTCAAAACTTACAAAAATAGTTGAAGGAGCAAACGGAACACAAGTTGTTAAGACTGTTGCTTGGTATGACAACGAAATGGGATACGTTTCTAACTTAGTTAGAACACTTGATTATCTAGCAAATCTTTAA